A stretch of Fulvia fulva chromosome 4, complete sequence DNA encodes these proteins:
- a CDS encoding Peroxiredoxin-like 2C, translated as MANRRSVSPIGASRFESPYEPPRSLHNSAAASPITPALNSMPFALPRSSSRAPPSDSVFSHADTMETTQTSISSEDNRRYNDEDSIQSPVETVSADEWFSRFHSDDGIDAFQSDECPDRATLAAVNNIQIYDAEGKPRSFGSLYEPAFATHQRQLIIFVRHFYCGACQAYLKALTENISMQEYFTIPVPTSIIVIGCGEPNLIPHYKTFTNCPFPMFADPDRSLFKKLGMKVTMNLGGDRPEYMKDISVPAWAAGQFKTVNASLKDPEGIRKRDVLKGGHPLQIGGEFLFEEGQVVWCHRMKNMRNHAEVRVIRKLLELDD; from the coding sequence ATGGCGAATCGGAGGTCTGTCTCGCCTATAGGCGCGTCTCGATTCGAGTCTCCATATGAACCCCCCCGATCGCTACACAACTCCGCAGCAGCGTCGCCTATCACTCCAGCACTGAACAGTATGCCTTTTGCTCTGCCACGATCCTCGTCGCGAGCTCCTCCTTCCGACTCGGTCTTTTCGCACGCCGACACGATGGAGACGACGCAGACGTCCATCTCGTCGGAGGACAACCGGCGATACAATGACGAGGATAGTATTCAAAGTCCAGTGGAGACCGTCTCTGCAGACGAATGGTTCTCACGCTTCCACTCGGACGACGGAATCGACGCCTTCCAATCCGACGAATGTCCCGATCGAGCAACCCTCGCAGCAGTAAACAATATCCAAATCTACGACGCAGAAGGCAAACCCCGCTCCTTCGGCTCCCTCTACGAACCCGCCTTCGCCACCCACCAACGTCAGCTCATCATCTTCGTCCGCCACTTCTACTGCGGCGCCTGTCAAGCCTACCTCAAAGCCCTGACCGAGAACATCAGCATGCAGGAATACTTCACCATCCCGGTTCCCACCTCGATCATTGTAATCGGCTGCGGCGAACCAAACCTGATCCCCCACTACAAAACCTTCACAAACTGCCCTTTCCCCATGTTCGCCGACCCGGACCGCTCACTCTTCAAGAAACTCGGCATGAAAGTCACCATGAATCTCGGCGGCGACCGTCCCGAATACATGAAAGACATCTCCGTCCCCGCCTGGGCCGCAGGCCAATTCAAGACGGTCAACGCCAGTCTCAAAGATCCCGAAGGCATTCGAAAACGCGATGTCCTGAAGGGTGGACACCCTTTGCAGATTGGAGGAGAGTTTTTGTTCGAGGAGGGCCAAGTGGTGTGGTGTCATCGGATGAAAAATATGCGGAATCATGCCGAGGTCCGCGTGATTAGGAAGTTGTTGGAGTTGGACGATTGA